One Selenomonadales bacterium DNA window includes the following coding sequences:
- a CDS encoding L,D-transpeptidase: MPHISRPVIYISTTGRQLSLADGQRVLFTYPIAIGKAMTPTPLGDFYIVSRIMYPGGILGTRWLGLNYDAYGIHGTNRPESIGQMASNGCIRLHNHHVEVLFDLTPFGTPVYIRS, encoded by the coding sequence ATGCCACACATCTCTCGCCCTGTCATCTACATCAGCACGACCGGGCGACAGCTATCGCTTGCCGATGGTCAGCGCGTACTGTTCACGTATCCCATTGCGATCGGCAAGGCTATGACGCCGACACCGCTGGGAGATTTTTATATCGTGAGCCGCATCATGTATCCGGGTGGTATCCTCGGTACGCGGTGGCTCGGTCTTAACTACGATGCGTACGGCATCCACGGGACGAACCGCCCCGAGTCGATCGGACAGATGGCATCGAACGGTTGCATTCGCCTCCACAATCATCACGTGGAGGTACTGTTTGACTTAACGCCGTTTGGCACGCCTGTGTATATCCGCAGCTAA